TACCTGATACCAGTCCTCAAGATCCCCTTTCACTGAGAGCTTACTTCCATTCTCCGTTACTCCCACAATCTGGGAATCTGTGTTAGCTTCGGCCCTGACCCTTAATCCCTCTGCCTGAACGGTTCCTGTAAATCCGCAGACATTCATATAATGTACTCTTGCTTCCTCCCCGAAAACAAGCAGGTCATTTCTTATATAGCCTTCCACATTGCCGGATTTAATTTTGCTCCAGTTTCCATCATTCTCGATTACATCTGCCTCGTATCCCGGCAGAAGCACTCCCACGCGCTCTGAATCCGTGCTGGCCTCAGAGCGGATATTTGCATATGATTGAACATTTGCAGCGGCTCTATTGGTCCAGGCTTCTGTATGTAAAATACTCTCCTCATTCGTAACATCAGCTGATACAGTATCAGCAAACACCGGTGCAGCCATGATTGTCGTCAGTGCCATTGCGCTCCCTATCGCAACTGTAACACCTTTCCTGTTAACCCTCATACTTACCTCCTAAATATAATTATTACATATTTGTTACAACTTGTTACGAATTGATTCTATCATCATTACATTTTATTGTCAACTAGAACATTTTGACAAAATGGCGCATAAAAATCCACATACTCTTATAAAAATCATAAAAAAAACAGCAAAAAAGCCGCGGCAATCGCCACGGCTTTTTTGCTCCTGCTTCTATATCGTATAGAGCGACGGATCACTCGGCCTATTCTGATCCCATACACTGCCGGGATCCATCAGATCATTTAATTTGTCGGATCCGTCAAATACTGCTTGATACAATCGGTAACCATCCAGATTTCTTCTGCCCATCCGGAAGAACAAATCTCCCTGCTGAACAAAATACTGCGACGAGTCAACATTGCAGAAAATGCTAAAACCCTGTTCTTTCAGATACTGGAATTTCTCAGTAGAAGAATATTCTTCATTCCAGTTTGCCAGATCCTGTCCATGGGCAAATATAATGGTATCAGATCCGCCAATCAGAGGAGCCACATAGTTCTGCCACTTTTCCGTATCTGATTTCAGATGCTCCATAGAAGCATCTCCAATTCTCATATGTCCCCATGTATGGCTCGCAAACTTCCATCCTTTTGCCTTTATTGCATCGGCGACTTTTTTGGCCTCTTCACACTCTTTATCCCAGTCAAAGTCAGGATGGGCATCCAGCCATGCACGCTGGTCCGCGGACAGGTTCTCTTTCGTCTTATAGGCAATATCCGTACGATATCCCAGAATGCCATTATAACCGGTCAGCGCAATCGTTCCTTTTGCCCCCTTATAGGAAAAATCCGGATGTTCTTTTATAAACTGATCCAGAAGCGGAACACAGTCATACGCCCCCGTAACCACTGTGCCATCATCCTGAATGTATTCGCAGGTCGGATTGCCCTCCTGATCTACCACCATCTTACTGGCAACGCCCCGCCCGTCGTAGCTGTGATAATAGCTTAAATCATCCAGGGAGAGAACAAATGGGATCTTACCTTCCGGCAGCAGAATCGGTTTCTTGGTTATATGAACTACTCCGTTCTCATCGGCAGTCTCTTCCACAAGGTCATGGAGATCCACAAGAACATATCCTTTATCATACATCTGCTGCGTGATACGGTTAAACTCATCCACGGTTGTCATCCACTGGCAAAATCCGGCAGTTGCACTGTTTTGCTGAAAAAATGCCTTCTGGGGATCTACCACTAAAGAATGGTAGAATACATGAGTCACCTGTGTCGGATCCGTTGCCACCAGGCTGTTCTGTGCCGCCTGAAACTCAGCTATCCTGGTAAGAATGTCGGGATCACTGTTCGCATCCGGAATTTCGTTCAGCTTTGCAATTGCACCTTCAAAGTCATACTGTACGGCCATCTGTTCCGCCTCTGTCAGGATTGCTGCTTTATCATCCGCAGGATTGGAGACCGGTGCCGATACCGACGAGCTTCCCGGTTCATCTTCGCCGGCTGCCGATTCAGATCCGCTGCTGTCAGCCGGCTTCTTGCCCTTTTTCTCAAGTCCTCCGGCCAGAACAAAGATGGATACTCCCATAACACACAGAAGGATAACCAGTATGGTTGTCTTAAATATCAATCTTTTTTGTTTCTTTTTTTTCTTTTCCATATCTGCCTCCAAGCATTCACACCTTTATAACTATTGTATCCTAATATACCCCAAAAGTCGAGAATATGAATCTTAAGTTTTTGTAACAAAATGTCTCTGACGATATGCTTCATACATAAGTACCGCAGATGCTACTGCAGCATTTAAAGACTCCACTTCTCCCTCCATGGGTACCCGGATCAGATAATCAGATCTGTCTGCAAGGCTTTTACTCAGACCATTTCCTTCATTTCCGATAAAAAATGCAGTCCCACCCGTGTAATCCTCACTATCATACGTATGCTCTCCTTGAAGGTGGGCGGCATATGTGATAATTCCTCTGTGTTTGAGTTCTGACAATATTTCACATAGATCTTCTATATATATAAACGGAACCCGGTATATAGAACCCATCGTGGAACGAATGGTCTTGGGGTTGTAAATATCCACGGTGTTTTTACTCATCAGTAATCCGGTTACGCCGGCTCCTTCAGCTGTCCTCACAATGGTCCCCAAATTTCCCGGATCCTGCAAATCTTCTAATATCATACATAGAGGTTGGGGCCCGGACAGAACCTCCTGTAAGGTATAAGCCGGCATCCGGATCAGACACAAGACCCCCTGGGGTGACTGGATGTCAGACATCTGGCGAAAGATACGTTCTTCCACCACTTCATACTTTGTTTTGGACAGATACTCCCCATGCTCTTTTTCAAAGTCCTCCGTGACAAATATACGTTCAATCCATTCTCTCGGGGCTTCCTGAAACATCTTAATTCCTTCTGCGACGAAAAGCTTCTGCTTTTTACGTTCTTTTGATTTGTTGTTTAACTGTATTACCCGCTTTACCTGGGCATTTGAACTGCTCGTAATCATACTTCTCTCCTGCCTGTGTCCTGGTGCACCGTTTGCCATACGCTGTACCGGTGCAAAAAGCCGCCACAAATTATCTTTTGCGGCGGCCACATATCTGTAACTTATTATCTATTATAATTATAGGAAAGTGCCCTGGCAATTTCATATTGATACTCCGGTATTGATTTTGTCATGGCAAGGGCTTCATTGATGTCAAAATCCATATATTCCCCGTTCCTGTATCCCACAACTCTTTTGGTTTTTCCGGACAGAAGAAGATCCACTGCGTATGCACCCATAATCGATGCGTAAACTCTGTCTTTGCAGGTAGGGCTTCCGCCCCTTTGCATATGCCCCAGTATGGTAGCACGTGTCTCGATTCCTGTGGCAGCCTCAATCCTTCTTGCCATACTTGAAGAATGCCCGATGCCTTCCGCATTGACAATAATATGATGCTTTTTACCCTTCCTGCGGTTTTCGATAATGTTCTCGATAATCCGCTGCTCATCGTAATCATACTTTTCCGGAAGAAGAATATCCTCTGCACCATTGGCAATTCCGCACCACAACGCAAGATATCCGGCATTCCTTCCCATAACCTCAATAATACTGCAGCGTTCATGGGAGGTAGAGGTATCACGTACCTTATCTATGGCTTCCATGGCAGTATTCACAGCCGTATCAAAACCGATGGTATACTCTGTACAGGCAATGTCCAGATCTATGGTTCCCGGAACACCCACCGTATTAATTCCTAAATTAGCCAGCTTCTGCGCCCCTGCAAAAGAACCATCACCGCCGATTACAACCAACCCGTCGATTCCATTCTTCCGGCAAACCTCCGCTGCTTTCTTCTGCCCTTCTTCCGTACGCATCTCCGCACAGCGTGCTGTATAAAGGATTGTTCCTCCGCGCTGTATCGTATCCGACACATCTCTTGCAGATAAATCTATAATTTCCTCATTCATGAGGCCATCATAGCCCTTCAGGATACCTTTCATCTTTGCACCCTTTTGCAGACCACGCCGTACTGCTGCCCGAATTGCGGCATTCATGCCCGGAGCATCCCCGCCACTGGTTAAAACACCGATTGTTTTCAATTGCGTTTCTGTAGCCATCTAAATTCCTCCATCCTATATCCATCTATGATAAAAATCACAGTTCAAAATTTCCACATACATTTTATATTTTAAAGCATTTTTCCACGTTTTTCAATACTCTTTTCGACAACTTTCACATTCTCCCGACCATAGATGGATGTAAGCTGATTCAAAAGCTGGGTATCTATATTCACATTCCGGCTGGATGGCAGACGTTTCAGCGCTTTGTCCGACCGGATATACAGTACAACGTGGTCTGACCCGTCGGAATCCCGGAGTACTTCATACAGATGTGCCACTTCTTTTTCGTAATCGCTCCGGGTGGAAAACTGTATCCAGAGTTCCCGGGG
The window above is part of the Novisyntrophococcus fermenticellae genome. Proteins encoded here:
- a CDS encoding polysaccharide deacetylase family protein; this encodes MEKKKKKQKRLIFKTTILVILLCVMGVSIFVLAGGLEKKGKKPADSSGSESAAGEDEPGSSSVSAPVSNPADDKAAILTEAEQMAVQYDFEGAIAKLNEIPDANSDPDILTRIAEFQAAQNSLVATDPTQVTHVFYHSLVVDPQKAFFQQNSATAGFCQWMTTVDEFNRITQQMYDKGYVLVDLHDLVEETADENGVVHITKKPILLPEGKIPFVLSLDDLSYYHSYDGRGVASKMVVDQEGNPTCEYIQDDGTVVTGAYDCVPLLDQFIKEHPDFSYKGAKGTIALTGYNGILGYRTDIAYKTKENLSADQRAWLDAHPDFDWDKECEEAKKVADAIKAKGWKFASHTWGHMRIGDASMEHLKSDTEKWQNYVAPLIGGSDTIIFAHGQDLANWNEEYSSTEKFQYLKEQGFSIFCNVDSSQYFVQQGDLFFRMGRRNLDGYRLYQAVFDGSDKLNDLMDPGSVWDQNRPSDPSLYTI
- a CDS encoding TrmH family RNA methyltransferase, with protein sequence MITSSSNAQVKRVIQLNNKSKERKKQKLFVAEGIKMFQEAPREWIERIFVTEDFEKEHGEYLSKTKYEVVEERIFRQMSDIQSPQGVLCLIRMPAYTLQEVLSGPQPLCMILEDLQDPGNLGTIVRTAEGAGVTGLLMSKNTVDIYNPKTIRSTMGSIYRVPFIYIEDLCEILSELKHRGIITYAAHLQGEHTYDSEDYTGGTAFFIGNEGNGLSKSLADRSDYLIRVPMEGEVESLNAAVASAVLMYEAYRQRHFVTKT
- the pfkA gene encoding 6-phosphofructokinase, with protein sequence MATETQLKTIGVLTSGGDAPGMNAAIRAAVRRGLQKGAKMKGILKGYDGLMNEEIIDLSARDVSDTIQRGGTILYTARCAEMRTEEGQKKAAEVCRKNGIDGLVVIGGDGSFAGAQKLANLGINTVGVPGTIDLDIACTEYTIGFDTAVNTAMEAIDKVRDTSTSHERCSIIEVMGRNAGYLALWCGIANGAEDILLPEKYDYDEQRIIENIIENRRKGKKHHIIVNAEGIGHSSSMARRIEAATGIETRATILGHMQRGGSPTCKDRVYASIMGAYAVDLLLSGKTKRVVGYRNGEYMDFDINEALAMTKSIPEYQYEIARALSYNYNR